Genomic segment of Penaeus vannamei isolate JL-2024 unplaced genomic scaffold, ASM4276789v1 unanchor37, whole genome shotgun sequence:
gaaatagaatgaaagaaaatgtgaaggtAAATGAGAAGGAGATTGAAGCAAAGTTAGACGAGGAGCCGAaagagatgaagataataaaagagaaacaagtaAAAGAAGAGGACAGTGGAAACGAAATACACAAAAGAATAtgtaaacaagaacaacaattgaTCTTGAATACGGAGTAATGTAGTAAAAACGATTAAAAAGCAAgaacgaggaaaaaagaaaaagatgaaatacgGAATAAAATAAAaccgatagaaaaagagaaagtaagaaaaaaagagaaacaaaaagaaaatgttgaagacggagaaataaaataaaaccgaaaaacaaagaaaataagaacgtagacaaaagaagaagaagaagaagagaacggagaTAAAGGAGAACCGAAGACAAATCGAATCACGAGGAGACACGAGGAGCCGGAAGCTAGAGCGTTCGAAAACCCATTCCAGCGTGGCAGTGACGTCAGCAACGGGTGGGCTTTGGTGCATCCGCGAATTCTTAATGGCACGGGCGAAGTCGGGCTGGGAGAGAAGTCGGgcggaagggaaggtaggagggaggggaaggtgggtgggggaaggtggggaagggggggaggggtgggtgggaggggggtgaatggggagaggtaggggtaggtggggggagggggagaggaggtgggaagggggagtggagggggaagggcaaggaggggaaggtggaggagaggtggagggggcataggagggggaaggtgaaaggtgggggaggggggggaaagggggaagttggaggtggggaggtggaagtTGAAGTagaggaacaatgaagggaaggggaggaatggggaaggtgggggaagagtgggaggtagggggaagggggaaatgggggaggagggaaaggaggggggatgggggaaggtggaggaggaggggtagggaggtggaagttgaggtggaggaagaaggaagggaagggcagggagaggagggggcaggtagaagggtggaagggagggggaaaggggacaaggggaggactgtgtgagggggtaaagggagatggagggtgaaagagtaggaggagaactGGGGGAAGAttagaggtaggaggggaggggtttaggaggatgggaaggggtgaagggcatatggaggaggaatgggaaggagagaagatggaagcggtaggaggaggaggtggagaaggagggggtaagacaaagataaaggtgaaggtggaggtggaagagggggggaggaggaggaagaagggtgggaggggcggaagggagatTGAAAAAGGGTCATTGTTCGGTAAAACTCGCAGTGATTTAGTAAAGTGAGAGCAcataaaggagacagacagacataaacagaggcagacagacaggcagacagagacggacagacagacagacagacagacaaacagagacagagacagacggagacagacagacttagatatagagataaaaatagaaagaataaatgaaacaaaacaaaactaaagcaattgaaagaggggggggaggggaatgggcgggaaggagggataagaacaGGCGTGTGCGTATTGCGAAAAAGGGGGCGGGCGTTAAGCCCACCGCCCACCCAGCAGCCACGTGAATGAAGTCCGCGTCTCACCGGGGTTCTGTTCCCAGGCGGAAGTGGGTAGGCGTGGGCGTGCGCgggcgggtgtgggcgggtgtgtcACAGTGTCGGAGGCGGAGGGATGGCATGTCGCGATTGGGGGTCCTTATTtcgagggatggggggtgggggtgggggtgggggtggggtgtgcaAAGGCCAAgattatgaatagataaagaattatcattagatgactaatgataatgatggtaccagtaataatgatagtaataatatcaatgataattataatatcaatagtgataataatattaatgataataatcatgataatgtcaatgatgatgatatgatgataacaacaacaacaacaacaacaacaacaaaagcaagagaGTAGACATTAAAGGTgttgagaaaaatgataaagtatttttagacgaagggaagaggaagacttGATGATGACTGCTGAGGATGTAGACATAACAAGAatagaaatatagaagaaaaagtagaaagaataaCGCAAGAATAATGATGTATAATATAAGAATGGAGGAAGTAGAAAGAATAACGCTAGACGGAGTAAGAatatagaaaatgatgataagaatagggaTTTAAGATAGATGAAGAATTCAAAGAAAGACGGACGAAGTATTTTgcaaaatatgattatataaatgacgACGGAATCTGATCATAGCAAGTGATAAGAATGACGTAGacgaagataataaagatacgaACGTAGGAAATGGTAAGAATAGGGAATTAGAGGGACGAGAATCTTGAAAAATAGTAAGAAGAACGGAGAAAAAGCATGAATAGGAAAGAATTAACTTAACGAATAAGGCGATTTATTTATTAAGCAAAATAGCGTCGTGAAAATAAATTACGTACcttgtgattttatttattcttgtcctttttttttttttacatttgtgaaTAAGAAGAACGAGGGATAACAAGGGAAGAAGTTTGGAAAAAGTAATTggagtttattgtttatttatttttttttttttacgtttcgttGTTTATGACTGTGGGTGAAGGTCTTGTTGTTTtggtcttgtttattttttgtattatttgtgcgctgattttttgttgttgttgcttgtgctATTTTTTGTGgccacttgtttgtttattttttgtcttatttaggTTCgagtttttaaaaatctttcgTGTTATTCTCTGAGTTCAACATTCTGTTTATGTCTCATTTCTTCTATTTATGTTGCCTTATGTTTGTTTATTCCGTCGGTTCCATCgtgtttggtttatttattttattttattggttagtttatgatttgtttttgcattttcttttttatcatttatcctttTTGTTCAGATTAATTGGCctgattattttttcatgttatgttatgtttttttaattgataacattcattattattattatttatttaattgtttgtttatttataatgttatatatttttgtatgtgtatgtatgtatgtgtgtatgtattatcacatgtccgtgtgtgtgtgtgtgtggctgtccaTGCATAActtgtgaatatttatgtatgtatgtatgtatgtatgtatgtatgtatgtatgtatgtatgtgcgtacgaaGAGAcatccgtgcgtgtgcgtgtgcgaggcaGCGTGCAGCGACCTTCACACCGTCACGTGGCCATGGTGCCGCCCCATTCTGCACCATCATCCTGTCCTTCTGTgtaatggggatggggggggggtagtgggattagggaggggggttaggagggtgttgaaggggagaggaggagggagttgatggggagtgggggatggggggggatggtggagggtatgaaggaggaagggggatgggggtggggaggtggagggatgactgggtgagggggtgtggagggaggaaggggtggggatggggaagaagggggaaaggtagggaatAGGGGGGGTgttgaaggtgagagggggagagggtaggaggatgaggggatggggaaaggggatgagggggtggagggaggaagggctgggGATGAAgggctggggtggagggaggggagacggtaggggataggggggtgttgagggtgagagggggagagggtaggaggatgagGGCGTGGAAAaaggggatggagtggaggagaggatggaggggggatagagaggaggagtggtgatggggagtaaggggggttgaagggaagagggtaggggggagaggggtagagggaagggggatggtaggctagggatgggggagaagtaggaggagaggatggggttggaggtggagaaaGCATTGACGAGAGAAgcaagagtgagggggaaggaaaggaaaaagagggagagggagtgtgaaagagcgggaagaggagagtgaaaggaagggaaggaggggaaggggaggggataaaagagcgggcaaaggggaagaggaggaggggaatgaaagaacggaaagaggaaggagaaagagggaagagagtgaagggggagggaataaaagagcgggcaaaggggagagaaaagggaagaggggtggaaggaagggagagaaagaggaagagaagggggagggaagggttggtattGTGGCTCGAGCTGGAGGGATGTCTTATGTGCTTATTTCATTATTCTGGtatcgtcattgctattattatcttcattattatttattattattcattatcatcattgttgttattaataataattatcattgttgttattactaaatgTTCTTGGGAATAGAACAGGGTACTTGATAATGGTATCATGATACTGTCAACATGAGTTGTAAAAATAGTGTGtgtgataaatgttttttttgtatgtgtgtgtgtatttgtgtgtatgtatgtgtgtgtttgtgtatgtatgtgtatgtgtatatatatgtgtatgtatatgtgaatgtgtatgtgtgtgtgtgtgtgtaagtgtaggtgaatgtgtgtgtgtgtgtccgtgtgtctgtatctgtgtctttgtTCATGGGTGCGTTTACCTGGATGTGTACACGTGTGCTTGATTACGTGTAAGTATAGGCCCTGGATTTTTTATGTCCCTCGTTGATTTTAACCGCAATTTACGACCTTAATATCTCCCACACCTGTCTATAAATAAACTCACGCTCAAATTCACCTCATTAACCTCTCTCTTGCAATTTGATGACGTCAGAGATCACAATAAACGCTATGGAAGAGTTAATTTTTGTATCATCATCGTCGCCGTTTTGAGCTTGCAGCGAGCGGGTTgacggggaggaagggtgggggaggggggagggagggagggaaggggggtgggagatgggagggagggagggagggagagagagggagggagcgggttgacggggaggaagggtgggggagaggggaggagggagggagtggggagggagggagggagagagagagggggggagggggagggagggagagagagagagggggtggagagagagagaggggtgggggaggggggtagaggagagagagagagagagagagagagagagagagagagagagcagagagagagagagagagagagagagagagagagagagagaggggggggggagaaagggggaagggaggtagtaaACAAGAACCTagagaagcggggagggggggggggcgagtagcGGGAGGGGAccccggggtgggggtgggggtgggggggtatcggATCACCAGGCAACAGGTCCTGTGTCGTGCAATTACCCTGCCAAGGTCACGTGATTGCGTCCAGgatttgcaactttttttttatgattgcagaagcgtgtgtcggtgtgtctcTGTGTCCCTTTCGGCCTCGGCGCGAGGGCTATTTTTGTGTGCATCATTCTTGTGTATTTGCGGTTATGTGTTTTTTATACACAtttctgtgtgaatgtgtctatatgtatatatatatatatatatatatatatatatatatatatatatatatatatacatacatatatatatacatatacatatacatatacatatacatatacatatacatatacatatacatatacatatacatatacatatacatatacatatacatatacatatacatatacatatacatatacatatacatatacatatacatatacatatacatatacatacatatatatatatatatatatatatatatatatatatatatatatatatatatatatatatatatacacagacacactcatacatacattcataaatacatacatacacacatacatacatacatacatacatacatacataaatgcatacatacaaacatgcatacatcataaatacatacatacacacatatataaatatatatacatgtatatatatatatatatatatatatatatataggtgtatagatatataagtatatatatatgtatgtatgtatatgtatatgtatatgtatatgtatatgtatatatatatatatatatatatatatatatatataaatatatatacatgtgtatatatatatgtatatgtatatgtatatataggtgtatagatatataagtatatatatatgtatgtatgtataggcgtttatatatatatatatatatatatatatatatatatatatatatatatatatatatatatatatatatatatattagagagagagagagagagagagagagagagagagagagagagagagagagagagagagagagagagagagagagaagagagagagagagagagagagagagagagagagagagagagagagagagagagagagagagagagagagagagggggggggggttaggtaaggaggtaagtaagtaagtaagtaagtaagtaagtaagtaggtaggtaggcagggagggcgaggggaaacgaggggaaggggaagagaaaaacagggagtgagggaggaatcgATGGGGTTCACTAACCCAGAGTGTTCACAAAGGCCCAGATGTCCGGCGTTCAGCATAGACGCGGGGAAGTATTTGGCCGTTATGAGTCAAAGGCTTTGTATTCACGCACGTTCGGCTGACTCACCGGCCGGAGTGTTgaatggttttattattattatcgcactcgagtcattatcatcatcgctgtcaTCATCTTCAAAGTcgtgattctcctcctcctcatcatcatcattatcatcattaccgtcgtcatcgtcatcatcatcatcgtcgtcgtcaatatcgtcatcgtcatcatcactatcttcataatggtaatgataataataatgataaataatgataatgagattattattatcacactcagtcattatcatcatcactgtcatcatcatcaacaccgtccttttcctcctcctcatcatcatcatcatcatcatcatcatcaccatcaccgtcatcgtcaaaatcatcatcatcactatcttcataatggtaatgatgatagtaataatgataaaaagtaataaaaaaaaaataatgatgataatgatagtactaataatgataataataccaccgCCATCATGGTATCAGAGCCAACAAAATTCCAAATCTAATTACGTGTCACGATTacatctctcattccttctttattgCCTCCTCGTCGTTGTTATCCTCGCTTAGTCGTCCCTCGCTGCACGCGCACACGTCCTCTCGCAGACATCCCTGTGTGCGTCTATAAATGGACgtgcacacggacgcacgcacacgtcCTCACGCAGACTTCCCTGTGTGCGTCTATAAATGGACGCGCACACGTCCTCACGTCCTCACGCAGACTTCCCTGTGTGCGTCTATAAATGGACGTGCACACGTCCTCACGCAGACTTCGCTGTGTGCGTCTATAAATGGACGTGCACACGTCCTCACGCAGACTTCCCTGTGTGCGTCTATAAATGGACGTGCACACGTCCTCACGCAGACTTCGCTGTGTGCGTCTATAAATGGACGCGCACACGTCCTCACGTCCTCACGCAGACTTCCCTGTGTGCGTCTATAAATGGACGTGCACACGTCCTCACGCAGACTTCCCTGTGTGCGTCTATAAATGGACGTGCACACGTCCTCACGCAGACTTCCCTGTGTGCGTCTATAAGTGGACGCGCACACGTCCTCACGCAGACTTCGCTGTGTGCGTCTATAAATGGACGTGCACACGTCCTCACGCAGACTTCGCTGTGTGCGTCTATAAATGGACgtgcacacggacgcacgcacacgtcCTCACGCAGACTTCGCTGTGTGCGTCTATAAATGGACgtgcacacggacgcacgcacacgtcCTCACGCAGACTTCGCTGTGTGCGTCTATAAATGGACgtgcacacggacgcacgcacacgtcCTCACGCAGACTTCCCTGTGTGCGTCTATAAATGGACGTGCACACGTCCTCACGCAGACTTCCCTGTGTGCGTCTATAAATGGACGTGCACACGTCCTCACGCAGACTTCCCTGTGTGCGTCTATAAATGGACGTGCACACGTCCTCACGCAGACTTCCCTGTGTGCGTCTATAAATGGACGCGCACACGTCCTCACGCAGACTTCGCTGTGTGCGTCTATAAATGGACGTGCACACGTCCTCACGCAGACTTCGCTGTGTGCGTCTATAAATGGACGCGCACACGTCCTCACGCAGACTTCCCTGTGTGCGTCTATAAATGGACGTGCACACGTCCTCACGCAGACTTCCCTGTGTGCGTCTATAAATGGACGTGCACACGTCCTCACGCAGACTTCCCTGTGTGCGTCTATAAATGGACGTGCACACGTCCTCACGCAGACTTCGCTGTGTGCGTCTATAAATGGACGTGCACACGTCCTCACGCAGACTTCCCTGTGTGCGTCTATAAATGGACGTGCACACGTCCTCACGCAGACTTCGCTGTGTGCGTCTATAAATGGACGTGCACACGTCCTCACGCAGACTTCCCTGTGTGCGTCTATAAATGGACGTGCACACGTCCTCACGCAGACTTCCCTGTGTGCGTCTATAAATGGACGCGCACACGTCCTCACGCAGACTTCGCTGTGTGCGTCTATAAATGGACGCGCACACGTCCTCACGTCCTCACGCAGACTTCCCTGTGTGCGTCTATAAATGGACGTGCACACGTCCTCACGCAGACTTCCCTGTGTGCGTCTATAAATGGACGTGCACACGTCCTCACGCAGACTTCCCTGTGTGCGTCTATAAATGGAcgcgcacacggacgcacgcacgaacCGCCGGGTCCGTGTAAGCCGTGGAGGTCATTTTTATCCcgtgtgtgtataatgatgaCCTGCTTTTGTTATCGCCGAGGGCAATCGAATCCGTCTCTTGGGTCGTTGACCTCTCGTGCTGCTGctcttccccgtcctcttcttgttctttctttctttctttttcttattattttttggtttgatctttcgttttgttttttttacttcttatttttagtttttttctttctattcttttttcttcttgttctcatttttgaattgtattttttcttcttttttttttttttcttttttttgaattatcttttctgttttgtttaatCCTCTCTTTGTTTGCTCGTGCTTATTCTCCTATTCCTGCTTCagattcttcttctacttctttattctttttcttcttcttcttctactacttctttctctttcttcttcttctacttctttctctttcttttttttcttcttctacttctttctttttcttcttcgtctatctctcctcctcctcctccgtttcctcctcctcctccatggatACCTGGAGGCCCGAGCAGCGGTAGGTACATACTGGCACTGTGCATACATGCGcgctcctcccatctctctctctttctctgcctctcttcctttctttatctttgtgtgtctctctttctttctttgtccttctctttccttccttttttaccactctctttctctttcgttctttctttacctcttctctctctctctctctctgtctctttctttcgttctttctttgcctcttctctctctctttctctgcctcgctttcttcctttatctctctgtgtctctttctttatttgtccttctctgtctctctttccttccttcttcacctctctctttctctttcgttctttcttcacatcttctctctctctttcgttctttctttacctcatctctctctctctctttctctgcctctcttcctttatctctctgtgtctctttctttctttgtccttctctgtctctctttccttccttctttacctctctctctttctctttcgttctttctttacttttctctctctctctctctctctctctctctctctctctctctctctctctctctctctctctctctctctctctctctctctctctctctttctctctctctctctctctctctctctctttctctttctctctctctcttctcactctctctctctctctctctctctctctctctctctctctctctcctctctctctctctctctctctctctctctctctcccttctctctctctctctctctctctctctctctctctctctctctctctctctctctctctctctctctctctctctctctctctctctctctctctctctctctctctctgtttattcgtgccttctttccttcccttgttgatttttttatgttctattatatgttttttttcgttcatctttttttattcaacCGCCGATGtaatgtgggtgtatgtatgtttatacgttgGTTTATCTATCAGGCTAATGTGTCTTTATTTGTCGCCGGTTGAGCGGTTTAAATGTttatgcgtttatatgtgtggctgttcgtgtttatgtgcgcgcgtgtgtttatgcatggttcgtatatatatatatatatatatatatatatatatatatatatatatatatatatatatatatatatatatatatatatatatatatatatgttgatcttCATGCGTTTATATTTCCTTCGTTATGagtattttctcctccttcccccgcctaaTTCTATTCTCCATACATTCCCGCCATCTCCTCTATTTCCCCAAgccttcctcacctcttcctcttctctctcccccacctcctccttttccccctcctcccccttccccgcctcctccacctcctcctttttctcccccctccccctcacacttccccttcccctgcctcttcccctacctccccctcttccttttccctcgcctcctctccctacctttcttttctcccgccttttccctccctccccctcacctccttcctctccatcccgccttgcttccctcaccttctccctcgcctcctccctccttccccctcgcttccgcttcctctccctccctccccccgcctcctctccccctcaccgcctctccctcctctccctcctctcccccctcacctcctctccctccctcctctcctccctccgcctccctctccctccctcccccctccgcctcctctccctccccccctcccccctcgcctcccccgcctcacctcctctccctccctccccccccacctcctctccctccctcccccctcgcctcctctccctccctcccgcttcctcctctccctcccccctcgcctcctctccctccctcccgcttcctcctctctttatctttgcacGCGCTTACGTGAGTTATGGCGGAGGGATCGGACAGCTTGTTGGCGGGGATCCCGATTTTTGCGCGCGCGATTAAAGCTGAATGGCGAGCGGCGTCCAGGGTCGTGGCTGTGGAGGAGGGGCTTGCTGCGGGTTGCTCGGGCTTGCTTGGGCTTGCTTCGGAGTTGGAATGGGTTGCTTTGGCTTGATTTGGGATGGAATAGGTTGCTGTGGGTTGCTTTGGCTTGCTTCGGAGTTGGAATGGGTTGCTTTGGCTTGCGTTGGGATGGAATAGGCTGCTGTGGGTTGCTTTGGCCTGCGTTGGAGTTGGAATAGGTTGGTGTGGGTTGCTTTGGCTTGATTCAGGTTGCTTTGGATTGGTTTGAATTGTTTTAAGTTTGCTTTGGATTGATTTGGATTAGATTAGGTTGTATCGGGTTGCTTTTCATTAGTTTGGATTGGTTTAGGTTGCTGTGGGTTGTTTTGGCTTGATTTTGAGTGGTTTAggttgctttggcttgctttggAATAGTTTGGGTTGCTGTGGGTTGTTTTGGCTTGATTTTGAGTGGTTTAggttgctttggcttgctttggAATAGTTTGGGTTGCTGTGGGTTGTTTTGGCTTGCTTTAGAGTGTCTTATGTTGCTATGGGTTGCTTTGGCTTGATTTGGGGTGGTGTAGGTTGATGTGTCTTGCTTTGGAGTGGTTTAGCTTGCTGTGGGTTGTTTTGGCTTGCTTTGCAATGATTTAGGTTGCCGTGGGTTGCTTTGTCTTGCTTTGGAGTGATTAAGGTTGCTTTGGATTGGATTGAATTGTTTTAGGTTTGCTTTGGATTGGTCTAGGTAACTTTGAAATGGTTTGGATTGATTTAGGTTGGTTTGGGTTGATGTGGGTTGCAAaagcgagaggagaagaaaacattagagagggagagagagagagaaagagaaagagaaagagaaagagaaagagaaagagaaagagaaagagaaagagaaagagaaagagaaagagagagagagagagagagagagagagagagaaagagaaagagaaagagaaagagaaagagaaagagagagagagaaaggaggagcaggaagaaaacggaagacaATGCAGCGGCTTAtcttatccccttcctttccgAGCCGCTCGCAAGACCGCAGGCACCGGGAGGTCTGGGAGTGAAGGAGGCAGGTCAGACAGGTCACATTAGGTCAGGATCAGCCacctctctttcgcctttcttcttcgtttttcctcttatttttctttccttggtTCTTTTTTTTGTGCTCATCCGGTTctagtcttccttccttcttgttctttctttcttcttttttaattcttcaccgtcttcttcttcttcagccttctcctcttcctctttctcttctcccttctctctctctcctctttcttctcctttccctctccccctcctgctcttcttcttcttcttcttctttttcttcctctttttcttcttcttcctcttcctatttatcccctcgcctctcctctccacctccccctcctcctcctcctcctcctccttcttcgtcctcctcctccttcaccgcatcctcctcccttccctacccctcctccgctCTGACCTTGAAGttcaaaataggaaaaaaaggacaaaaagagagagagagaaaaaaaggggaataaaaatcAATCGCGGTCTAATCTTCTCGTTATCGGATCCCACTTTTCGGATCGTAAAAAAATCACCTCCTCATGTCGGACGTCTTCGGCTCTCCGTGACTGGCGGAAGAAGAGGGCGGCGGTAGGAGGTGATAAGGGGGCGATAAAGGGTGATAAAGGGTGGTAAGGGGTATATAAAAGGAgataagggggtgagagagggtgataaagggtGGTAAGGGGTAAATAAAAGGAgataaggggtgagagagggtgataagGGGGTGATAAAGGGTggtaaggggtgagagagggtgataagGGGGCGATAAAGGGTGGTAAGGGGTAAATAAAAGGAGataaggagtgagagtgggtgataAGGGGGTGATAAAGGGTGGTAAGGGGTAAATAAAAGGAgataaggggtgagagagggtgataagGGGTTGATAAAGGGTGGTAAGGGGTAAATAAAAGGAGattaaggggtgagagagggtgataagGGGTCGATAAAGGGTGGTAAGGGGTAAATAAAAGGAgataaggggtgagagagggtgataagGGGGTGATAAAGAGGTGGTAAGGGGTAAATAAAAGGAgataaggggtgagagagggtgataagGGGTGAGAAGGGTGGTAAAGGGTAAATAAAGGAgataagggtgagagagggtgataagggggtgagaaagggtggtaaggggtgagagagggtgattgAGTGAAAAACGGGTGATGAGTGGAAA
This window contains:
- the LOC138860863 gene encoding probable inactive protein kinase DDB_G0270444, with product MYAQCQYVPTAARASRRTQRSLREDVCASIYRRTQGSLREDVCTSIYRRTQGSLREDVCTSIYRRTQRSLREDVCTSIYRRTQGSLREDVCTSIYRRTQRSLREDVCTSIYRRTQGSLREDVCTSIYRRTQGSLREDVCTSIYRRTQGSLREDVCASIYRRTQRSLREDVCTSIYRRTQRSLREDVCASIYRRTQGSLREDVCTSIYRRTQGSLREDVCTSIYRRTQGSLREDVCTSIYRRTQGSLREDVRTQRSLREDVCASTYRRTQGSLREDVCTSIYRRTQGSLREDVCTSIYRRTQGSLREDVRTRTQGSLREDVCTSIYRRTQRSLREDVCTSIYRRTQGSLREDVSTVSVNNPQPFDPASTSCFVAKCGSREAVSYIFGAHNYEKLDQVAAEFDKRLILLDEAQTAVEVELVNPWMDLDADLDEASNFLQSCNKC